From the Salarias fasciatus chromosome 16, fSalaFa1.1, whole genome shotgun sequence genome, one window contains:
- the galnt13 gene encoding polypeptide N-acetylgalactosaminyltransferase 13 isoform X1, with product MRRFVYCKVVLTTSLVWVLVDVFLLLYFSECNKCDDRKDRSLLPALRAVISRSHEGPGEMGKAVNIPKDDQEKMKELFKINQFNLLASDMIALNRSLPDVRLDGCKTKVYSDDLPNTSIVIVFHNEAWSTLLRTVHSVITRSPRHLLVEVVLVDDASERDFLKKKLENYVRTLEVPVKVLRMEQRSGLIRARLRGAAATTGQVITFLDAHCECTVGWLEPLMARIKEDRTAVVCPIIDVISDETFEYMAGSDMTYGGFNWKLNFRWYPVPQREMDRRKGDRTLPVRTPTMAGGLFSIDKTYFEEIGSYDPGMDIWGGENLEMSFRIWQCGGSLEIVTCSHVGHVFRKATPYSFPGGTGQVINKNNRRLAEVWMDDFKDFFYIISPGVMRVDYGDVSSRRALRDALKCKPFSWYLENIYPDSQIPRRYYSLGEIRNVETNQCLDNMGRKENEKVGFFNCHGMGGNQVFSYTADKEIRTDDLCLDVSRLNGPVVMLKCHHMKGNQMFEYDAEYIGKWEYDFKKRTFLHIITQSCLTLSRLEDGSYGPTVERCSGSPVQSWILHNYTRLEVARHLYFSPTDYFL from the exons ATGCGGCGGTTCGTCTACTGCAAGGTGGTGCTGACCACCTCTTTAGTGTGGGTGCTGGTggatgtgtttctgctgctgtactTCAGCGAGTGCAATAAATGCGACGACAGGAAGGACCGCTCGCTGCTGCCCGCACTCAGAG CAGTGATATCTCGGAGCCATGAGGGTCCGGGCGAGATGGGCAAGGCGGTGAACATCCCCAAGGATGACCAGGAGAAAATGAAGGAGCTCTTTAAGATTAACCAGTTCAACCTGCTGGCCAGCGACATGATAGCGCTCAACCGGAGTCTGCCAGATGTGAGGTTAGACGG CTGTAAAACCAAGGTGTACTCGGACGACCTGCCCAACACCAGCATCGTCATCGTGTTTCACAACGAGGCGTGGAGCACCCTGCTGCGGACCGTCCACAGCGTCATCACCCGCTCTCCCAGACACCTGCTGGTGGAGGTCGTGCTCGTCGACGACGCCAGCGAGCGAG ACTTCCTGAAAAAGAAGCTGGAGAACTACGTGAGGACCCTGGAAGTGCCGGTGAAGGTCCTGAGGATGGAGCAGCGCTCGGGTCTGATCCGAGCCAGGCTGAGGGGGGCGGCAGCCACCACAGGGCAGGTCATCACCTTCCTGGACGCGCACTGCGAGTGTACTGTCGGTTGGCTGGAGCCCTTGATGGCTCGGATCAAAGAGGACAG GACCGCAGTGGTGTGCCCCATCATAGACGTCATCAGTGATGAGACGTTCGAATACATGGCCGGCTCAGACATGACTTACGGTGGATTCAACTGGAAGCTGAATTTCCGTTGGTACCCTGTTCCCCAGCGGGAGATGGACCGACGCAAAGGGGACCGGACACTTCCTGTCAG GACTCCAACTATGGCAGGAGGTTTGTTTTCTATCGACAAAACATATTTTGAAGAAATTGGAAGCTACGACCCAGGGATGGATATCTGGGGTGGAGAGAACCTGGAGATGTCTTTCAGA ATCTGGCAGTGTGGCGGCTCTTTGGAAATTGTTACGTGTTCACATGTGGGCCATGTTTTCCGGAAAGCCACGCCGTACAGCTTCCCTGGAGGGACGGGCCAAGTCATCAACAAGAACAACAGGCGGCTGGCTGAAGTGTGGATGGATGATTTTAAAGACTTCTTCTATATCATATCACCAG GCGTAATGCGGGTGGACTATGGCGACGTCTCTTCCCGCAGGGCCCTCCGCGATGCCTTGAAGTGCAAACCGTTTTCCTGGTATCTAGAGAACATCTACCCAGACTCCCAGATCCCGAGGAGATACTACTCACTTGGTGAA ATCAGAAATGTTGAGACAAACCAGTGCCTGGACAACATGGGAAGAAAGGAGAACGAGAAGGTGGGCTTCTTCAACTGTCATGGGATGGGCGGAAACCAG GTGTTCTCCTACACTGCAGATAAAGAAATCAGGACAGATGACCTCTGTCTGGACGTCTCCCGTCTCAACGGACCCGTCGTCATGCTCAAGTGTCACCACATGAAGGGCAATCAGATGTTTGAGTACGACGCAGAG TATATTGGCAAGTGGGAATATGATTTCAAG AAACGTACCTTCCTCCACATCATCACCCAGTCGTGTCTGACCCTCAGCCGTCTGGAGGACGGCTCGTACGGCCCCACCGTGGAGCGCTGCAGCGGCAGCCCCGTGCAGTCGTGGATCCTCCACAACTACACTCGTCTGGAGGTTGCCAGACACCTCTACTTCAGTCCCACAGATTATTTTCTCTAA
- the galnt13 gene encoding polypeptide N-acetylgalactosaminyltransferase 13 isoform X2, which produces MRRFVYCKVVLTTSLVWVLVDVFLLLYFSECNKCDDRKDRSLLPALRAVISRSHEGPGEMGKAVNIPKDDQEKMKELFKINQFNLLASDMIALNRSLPDVRLDGCKTKVYSDDLPNTSIVIVFHNEAWSTLLRTVHSVITRSPRHLLVEVVLVDDASERDFLKKKLENYVRTLEVPVKVLRMEQRSGLIRARLRGAAATTGQVITFLDAHCECTVGWLEPLMARIKEDRTAVVCPIIDVISDETFEYMAGSDMTYGGFNWKLNFRWYPVPQREMDRRKGDRTLPVRTPTMAGGLFSIDKTYFEEIGSYDPGMDIWGGENLEMSFRIWQCGGSLEIVTCSHVGHVFRKATPYSFPGGTGQVINKNNRRLAEVWMDDFKDFFYIISPGVMRVDYGDVSSRRALRDALKCKPFSWYLENIYPDSQIPRRYYSLGEIRNVETNQCLDNMGRKENEKVGFFNCHGMGGNQVFSYTADKEIRTDDLCLDVSRLNGPVVMLKCHHMKGNQMFEYDAERLTLLHTNSNQCLDMPSEEDKMVPTLRDCSGGRSQQWLLRNMTLSV; this is translated from the exons ATGCGGCGGTTCGTCTACTGCAAGGTGGTGCTGACCACCTCTTTAGTGTGGGTGCTGGTggatgtgtttctgctgctgtactTCAGCGAGTGCAATAAATGCGACGACAGGAAGGACCGCTCGCTGCTGCCCGCACTCAGAG CAGTGATATCTCGGAGCCATGAGGGTCCGGGCGAGATGGGCAAGGCGGTGAACATCCCCAAGGATGACCAGGAGAAAATGAAGGAGCTCTTTAAGATTAACCAGTTCAACCTGCTGGCCAGCGACATGATAGCGCTCAACCGGAGTCTGCCAGATGTGAGGTTAGACGG CTGTAAAACCAAGGTGTACTCGGACGACCTGCCCAACACCAGCATCGTCATCGTGTTTCACAACGAGGCGTGGAGCACCCTGCTGCGGACCGTCCACAGCGTCATCACCCGCTCTCCCAGACACCTGCTGGTGGAGGTCGTGCTCGTCGACGACGCCAGCGAGCGAG ACTTCCTGAAAAAGAAGCTGGAGAACTACGTGAGGACCCTGGAAGTGCCGGTGAAGGTCCTGAGGATGGAGCAGCGCTCGGGTCTGATCCGAGCCAGGCTGAGGGGGGCGGCAGCCACCACAGGGCAGGTCATCACCTTCCTGGACGCGCACTGCGAGTGTACTGTCGGTTGGCTGGAGCCCTTGATGGCTCGGATCAAAGAGGACAG GACCGCAGTGGTGTGCCCCATCATAGACGTCATCAGTGATGAGACGTTCGAATACATGGCCGGCTCAGACATGACTTACGGTGGATTCAACTGGAAGCTGAATTTCCGTTGGTACCCTGTTCCCCAGCGGGAGATGGACCGACGCAAAGGGGACCGGACACTTCCTGTCAG GACTCCAACTATGGCAGGAGGTTTGTTTTCTATCGACAAAACATATTTTGAAGAAATTGGAAGCTACGACCCAGGGATGGATATCTGGGGTGGAGAGAACCTGGAGATGTCTTTCAGA ATCTGGCAGTGTGGCGGCTCTTTGGAAATTGTTACGTGTTCACATGTGGGCCATGTTTTCCGGAAAGCCACGCCGTACAGCTTCCCTGGAGGGACGGGCCAAGTCATCAACAAGAACAACAGGCGGCTGGCTGAAGTGTGGATGGATGATTTTAAAGACTTCTTCTATATCATATCACCAG GCGTAATGCGGGTGGACTATGGCGACGTCTCTTCCCGCAGGGCCCTCCGCGATGCCTTGAAGTGCAAACCGTTTTCCTGGTATCTAGAGAACATCTACCCAGACTCCCAGATCCCGAGGAGATACTACTCACTTGGTGAA ATCAGAAATGTTGAGACAAACCAGTGCCTGGACAACATGGGAAGAAAGGAGAACGAGAAGGTGGGCTTCTTCAACTGTCATGGGATGGGCGGAAACCAG GTGTTCTCCTACACTGCAGATAAAGAAATCAGGACAGATGACCTCTGTCTGGACGTCTCCCGTCTCAACGGACCCGTCGTCATGCTCAAGTGTCACCACATGAAGGGCAATCAGATGTTTGAGTACGACGCAGAG CGACTCACTctgctgcacacaaacagcaatCAATGCCTGGACATGCCGTCCGAGGAGGACAAGATGGTCCCCACCCTGAGAGACTGCAGCGGCGGCCGCTCGCAGCAGTGGCTGCTCCGTAACATGACCCTGAGCGTCTGA